One stretch of Daphnia pulicaria isolate SC F1-1A chromosome 6, SC_F0-13Bv2, whole genome shotgun sequence DNA includes these proteins:
- the LOC124341935 gene encoding membralin-like isoform X3, with protein MPRDNLLFGVGLFPNGLFNNNIPRNNMNGAGPTLLNNNNPNYVNANQLATVRDRMFHAIFHRMAIAYARTFPKPIRRLLEWLFLLKALAAFLMLLYIHIIFSRSPITCLDHIKADWPREGIVRIDITRSGNGPDIQGYSLHHSYAKEQRIHQREQFEYQAMFGFWSGPYSSSADSEETESSALKETTELLSDEIYFNDTLTNNITNLDDERIDSLLPTEVSELDKIIRATVWPPEEYIVEFSLEYGFLRLSPTTRRKLNITILLVTLDPVNNTCFGDSFGRFLLDEFLGYNDFIMGAVKALAEAEDSQGYLRNVVTGEHYRFVNMWMARTSYIASAFAMVIFTLSISMLLRYSRNQIFIFIVDLLQMLEFNINVTFPVASFFTVILALVGMEAIMAEFFNDSSTAFYVIIFVWVADQYDAVCCHTSVTKRHWLRFFYLYHYAFYAYHYRFNGQYSGLALVTSWLFTQHSMLYFFHHYELPLILRQVQLQNMLIRTTNSSSAGGSSAGVTAASTESVIDRNHRSPGPEADSDAQVDFETRDRDSDSPAPETLSDDSEMESIADGVHSDADPPANGGDGSSSSSIITAASTTSNSGVEILPADPHPVVDSLQLTH; from the exons ATGCCACGAGACAATCTTTTGTTTGGAGTAGGTCTATTCCCAAATGGCCTTTTTAATAACAACATACCTAGAAACAACATGAATGGTGCTGGACCTACTCTGCTTAATAACAACAATCCAAATTATGTAAATGCTAATCAGTTAGCTACTGTGAGAGATAGAATGTTCCATgccatttttcatcgaatggCTATTGCATATGCCAGGACATTCCCAAAACCTATTCGAAGACTTTTGGAATGGCTCTTCCTattaaag gCACTGGCAGCTTTCCTAATGCTTCTGTATATACACATAATTTTTTCCCGTTCCCCTATCACCTGTCTGGATCACATAAAAGCTGACTGGCCACGAGAGGGTATTGTGAGAATTGACATTACCAGAAGTGGAAATGGTCCAGACATACAGGGTTATTCATTACACCATTCTTATGCTAAAGAGCAAAGGATACATCAGAGAGAGCAATTTGAATATCAGGCTATGTTTGGTTTTTGGAGTGGACCATATAG ttcttcAGCTGACTCAGAAGAAACTGAATCATCGGCGCTTAAGGAGACGACGGAATTGTTATCAGACGAAATTTACTTCAATGATACTTTGACCAACAATATCACGAATTTGGATGATGAAAGGATTGATTCTCTGCTTCCCACAGAGGTTTCAGAACTCGATAAAATCATAAGAGCCA CAGTGTGGCCACCGGAAGAGTATATTGTAGAGTTTTCTTTGGAGTACGGTTTTTTGCGTTTGAGCCCTACAACccgaagaaaattaaatatcaCTATTTTGCTCGTTACGCTGGACCCGGTTAACAACACTTGCTTCGGCGACAGCTTTGGGCGATTTTTACTTGATGAATTTCTTGGTTACAATGACTTTATCATGGGAGCAGTCAAGGCTTTGGCTGAGGCTGAAGACAGTCAGGGATATCTTCG GAACGTGGTGACAGGTGAACATTACCGGTTTGTCAATATGTGGATGGCTCGTACATCGTATATTGCGTCCGCCTTTGCCATGGTGATTTTT ACTTTGTCGATATCGATGTTGTTGCGGTATTCACGGAATCAgatcttcatttttattg TCGACTTGCTGCAGATGCTGGAATTCAACATAAATGTCACTTTTCCAGTCGCGTCATTTTTCACCGTCATTCTGGCTTTAGTCG GAATGGAAGCTATTATGGCCGAATTCTTCAACGACAGTTCCACTGCCTTTTATGTCATTATCTTCGTCTGGGTGGCAGATCAGTACGATGCAGTTTGCTGTCACACTAGCGTCACCAAACGTCACTGGCTCAG GTTCTTCTACCTGTATCACTATGCCTTTTATGCGTACCATTATCGCTTCAATGGACAGTATAGCGGACTGGCTTTGGTGACGTCATGGCTCTTTACACAG cATTCGATGCTCTACTTCTTTCATCACTACGAGCTACCACTTATCTTGCGTCAGGTTCAACTGCAAAACATGTTGATCCGGACGACCAACAGCTCCAGTGCGGGCGGCTCTTCGGCTGGAGTAACAGCCGCTTCCACTGAGAGTGTCATCGACCGAAACCACCGGTCTCCCGGACCGGAAGCCGACAGTGATGCCCAGGTCGATTTTGAGACTAGAGACCGCGATTCTGACTCACCAGCTCCCGAAACCCTCTCGGACGACTCAGAAATGGAATCGATAGCTGATGGAGTTCACAGCGACGCTGATCCACCAGCCAACGGTGGCGATGGCAGTAGCAGTAGTAGTATTATTACGGCCGCTTCCACTACGTCCAACAGTGGCGTAGAAATCCTGCCAGCGGACCCACATCCG GTGGTGGATTCTCTGCAGCTCACGCActag
- the LOC124341935 gene encoding membralin-like isoform X2 yields the protein MPRDNLLFGVGLFPNGLFNNNIPRNNMNGAGPTLLNNNNPNYVNANQLATVRDRMFHAIFHRMAIAYARTFPKPIRRLLEWLFLLKALAAFLMLLYIHIIFSRSPITCLDHIKADWPREGIVRIDITRSGNGPDIQGYSLHHSYAKEQRIHQREQFEYQAMFGFWSGPYSSSADSEETESSALKETTELLSDEIYFNDTLTNNITNLDDERIDSLLPTEVSELDKIIRAMWPPEEYIVEFSLEYGFLRLSPTTRRKLNITILLVTLDPVNNTCFGDSFGRFLLDEFLGYNDFIMGAVKALAEAEDSQGYLRNVVTGEHYRFVNMWMARTSYIASAFAMVIFTLSISMLLRYSRNQIFIFIVDLLQMLEFNINVTFPVASFFTVILALVGMEAIMAEFFNDSSTAFYVIIFVWVADQYDAVCCHTSVTKRHWLRFFYLYHYAFYAYHYRFNGQYSGLALVTSWLFTQHSMLYFFHHYELPLILRQVQLQNMLIRTTNSSSAGGSSAGVTAASTESVIDRNHRSPGPEADSDAQVDFETRDRDSDSPAPETLSDDSEMESIADGVHSDADPPANGGDGSSSSSIITAASTTSNSGVEILPADPHPVDLPNAQHPLRDRPYSLLR from the exons ATGCCACGAGACAATCTTTTGTTTGGAGTAGGTCTATTCCCAAATGGCCTTTTTAATAACAACATACCTAGAAACAACATGAATGGTGCTGGACCTACTCTGCTTAATAACAACAATCCAAATTATGTAAATGCTAATCAGTTAGCTACTGTGAGAGATAGAATGTTCCATgccatttttcatcgaatggCTATTGCATATGCCAGGACATTCCCAAAACCTATTCGAAGACTTTTGGAATGGCTCTTCCTattaaag gCACTGGCAGCTTTCCTAATGCTTCTGTATATACACATAATTTTTTCCCGTTCCCCTATCACCTGTCTGGATCACATAAAAGCTGACTGGCCACGAGAGGGTATTGTGAGAATTGACATTACCAGAAGTGGAAATGGTCCAGACATACAGGGTTATTCATTACACCATTCTTATGCTAAAGAGCAAAGGATACATCAGAGAGAGCAATTTGAATATCAGGCTATGTTTGGTTTTTGGAGTGGACCATATAG ttcttcAGCTGACTCAGAAGAAACTGAATCATCGGCGCTTAAGGAGACGACGGAATTGTTATCAGACGAAATTTACTTCAATGATACTTTGACCAACAATATCACGAATTTGGATGATGAAAGGATTGATTCTCTGCTTCCCACAGAGGTTTCAGAACTCGATAAAATCATAAGAGCCA TGTGGCCACCGGAAGAGTATATTGTAGAGTTTTCTTTGGAGTACGGTTTTTTGCGTTTGAGCCCTACAACccgaagaaaattaaatatcaCTATTTTGCTCGTTACGCTGGACCCGGTTAACAACACTTGCTTCGGCGACAGCTTTGGGCGATTTTTACTTGATGAATTTCTTGGTTACAATGACTTTATCATGGGAGCAGTCAAGGCTTTGGCTGAGGCTGAAGACAGTCAGGGATATCTTCG GAACGTGGTGACAGGTGAACATTACCGGTTTGTCAATATGTGGATGGCTCGTACATCGTATATTGCGTCCGCCTTTGCCATGGTGATTTTT ACTTTGTCGATATCGATGTTGTTGCGGTATTCACGGAATCAgatcttcatttttattg TCGACTTGCTGCAGATGCTGGAATTCAACATAAATGTCACTTTTCCAGTCGCGTCATTTTTCACCGTCATTCTGGCTTTAGTCG GAATGGAAGCTATTATGGCCGAATTCTTCAACGACAGTTCCACTGCCTTTTATGTCATTATCTTCGTCTGGGTGGCAGATCAGTACGATGCAGTTTGCTGTCACACTAGCGTCACCAAACGTCACTGGCTCAG GTTCTTCTACCTGTATCACTATGCCTTTTATGCGTACCATTATCGCTTCAATGGACAGTATAGCGGACTGGCTTTGGTGACGTCATGGCTCTTTACACAG cATTCGATGCTCTACTTCTTTCATCACTACGAGCTACCACTTATCTTGCGTCAGGTTCAACTGCAAAACATGTTGATCCGGACGACCAACAGCTCCAGTGCGGGCGGCTCTTCGGCTGGAGTAACAGCCGCTTCCACTGAGAGTGTCATCGACCGAAACCACCGGTCTCCCGGACCGGAAGCCGACAGTGATGCCCAGGTCGATTTTGAGACTAGAGACCGCGATTCTGACTCACCAGCTCCCGAAACCCTCTCGGACGACTCAGAAATGGAATCGATAGCTGATGGAGTTCACAGCGACGCTGATCCACCAGCCAACGGTGGCGATGGCAGTAGCAGTAGTAGTATTATTACGGCCGCTTCCACTACGTCCAACAGTGGCGTAGAAATCCTGCCAGCGGACCCACATCCGGTAGATTTGCCTAATGCCCAACATCCTCTTCGTGATCGACCGTATTCATTGCTTCGATAA
- the LOC124341935 gene encoding membralin-like isoform X1 translates to MPRDNLLFGVGLFPNGLFNNNIPRNNMNGAGPTLLNNNNPNYVNANQLATVRDRMFHAIFHRMAIAYARTFPKPIRRLLEWLFLLKALAAFLMLLYIHIIFSRSPITCLDHIKADWPREGIVRIDITRSGNGPDIQGYSLHHSYAKEQRIHQREQFEYQAMFGFWSGPYSSSADSEETESSALKETTELLSDEIYFNDTLTNNITNLDDERIDSLLPTEVSELDKIIRATVWPPEEYIVEFSLEYGFLRLSPTTRRKLNITILLVTLDPVNNTCFGDSFGRFLLDEFLGYNDFIMGAVKALAEAEDSQGYLRNVVTGEHYRFVNMWMARTSYIASAFAMVIFTLSISMLLRYSRNQIFIFIVDLLQMLEFNINVTFPVASFFTVILALVGMEAIMAEFFNDSSTAFYVIIFVWVADQYDAVCCHTSVTKRHWLRFFYLYHYAFYAYHYRFNGQYSGLALVTSWLFTQHSMLYFFHHYELPLILRQVQLQNMLIRTTNSSSAGGSSAGVTAASTESVIDRNHRSPGPEADSDAQVDFETRDRDSDSPAPETLSDDSEMESIADGVHSDADPPANGGDGSSSSSIITAASTTSNSGVEILPADPHPVDLPNAQHPLRDRPYSLLR, encoded by the exons ATGCCACGAGACAATCTTTTGTTTGGAGTAGGTCTATTCCCAAATGGCCTTTTTAATAACAACATACCTAGAAACAACATGAATGGTGCTGGACCTACTCTGCTTAATAACAACAATCCAAATTATGTAAATGCTAATCAGTTAGCTACTGTGAGAGATAGAATGTTCCATgccatttttcatcgaatggCTATTGCATATGCCAGGACATTCCCAAAACCTATTCGAAGACTTTTGGAATGGCTCTTCCTattaaag gCACTGGCAGCTTTCCTAATGCTTCTGTATATACACATAATTTTTTCCCGTTCCCCTATCACCTGTCTGGATCACATAAAAGCTGACTGGCCACGAGAGGGTATTGTGAGAATTGACATTACCAGAAGTGGAAATGGTCCAGACATACAGGGTTATTCATTACACCATTCTTATGCTAAAGAGCAAAGGATACATCAGAGAGAGCAATTTGAATATCAGGCTATGTTTGGTTTTTGGAGTGGACCATATAG ttcttcAGCTGACTCAGAAGAAACTGAATCATCGGCGCTTAAGGAGACGACGGAATTGTTATCAGACGAAATTTACTTCAATGATACTTTGACCAACAATATCACGAATTTGGATGATGAAAGGATTGATTCTCTGCTTCCCACAGAGGTTTCAGAACTCGATAAAATCATAAGAGCCA CAGTGTGGCCACCGGAAGAGTATATTGTAGAGTTTTCTTTGGAGTACGGTTTTTTGCGTTTGAGCCCTACAACccgaagaaaattaaatatcaCTATTTTGCTCGTTACGCTGGACCCGGTTAACAACACTTGCTTCGGCGACAGCTTTGGGCGATTTTTACTTGATGAATTTCTTGGTTACAATGACTTTATCATGGGAGCAGTCAAGGCTTTGGCTGAGGCTGAAGACAGTCAGGGATATCTTCG GAACGTGGTGACAGGTGAACATTACCGGTTTGTCAATATGTGGATGGCTCGTACATCGTATATTGCGTCCGCCTTTGCCATGGTGATTTTT ACTTTGTCGATATCGATGTTGTTGCGGTATTCACGGAATCAgatcttcatttttattg TCGACTTGCTGCAGATGCTGGAATTCAACATAAATGTCACTTTTCCAGTCGCGTCATTTTTCACCGTCATTCTGGCTTTAGTCG GAATGGAAGCTATTATGGCCGAATTCTTCAACGACAGTTCCACTGCCTTTTATGTCATTATCTTCGTCTGGGTGGCAGATCAGTACGATGCAGTTTGCTGTCACACTAGCGTCACCAAACGTCACTGGCTCAG GTTCTTCTACCTGTATCACTATGCCTTTTATGCGTACCATTATCGCTTCAATGGACAGTATAGCGGACTGGCTTTGGTGACGTCATGGCTCTTTACACAG cATTCGATGCTCTACTTCTTTCATCACTACGAGCTACCACTTATCTTGCGTCAGGTTCAACTGCAAAACATGTTGATCCGGACGACCAACAGCTCCAGTGCGGGCGGCTCTTCGGCTGGAGTAACAGCCGCTTCCACTGAGAGTGTCATCGACCGAAACCACCGGTCTCCCGGACCGGAAGCCGACAGTGATGCCCAGGTCGATTTTGAGACTAGAGACCGCGATTCTGACTCACCAGCTCCCGAAACCCTCTCGGACGACTCAGAAATGGAATCGATAGCTGATGGAGTTCACAGCGACGCTGATCCACCAGCCAACGGTGGCGATGGCAGTAGCAGTAGTAGTATTATTACGGCCGCTTCCACTACGTCCAACAGTGGCGTAGAAATCCTGCCAGCGGACCCACATCCGGTAGATTTGCCTAATGCCCAACATCCTCTTCGTGATCGACCGTATTCATTGCTTCGATAA